The following are encoded together in the Chaetodon trifascialis isolate fChaTrf1 chromosome 3, fChaTrf1.hap1, whole genome shotgun sequence genome:
- the LOC139329503 gene encoding globoside alpha-1,3-N-acetylgalactosaminyltransferase 1-like → MALFPFCKMPTGPIRVTRIQLVLYCFLLSLIIYFLHGRQGTVGVESPHPIFHALGLDRGRVMTDMTIVKAAAAPQTPLETPWGAPLVWGDSRNSAWRRAKFAQREIRTGLLTLVVGTYAKYIRRFLSSAETHFLPGQMVTYYILTDNLRSLDPPIELGPDRQLKVVPVAELPGWDRLALRRMALLADAIKSPISSEVEYIFCADIDQEFVAPVGEEILGHLVATLHPELYGMPRNAFPYEVEEVSSACVQEDEGDYYYTSELYGGLVSEMYRLARACSLLILQDQASGVMARGLEESYLNRYLINHRPTCVLSPEYSWWDSALAADVPVQRLVSLGRQCEAEDKQKRDKHKC, encoded by the coding sequence TGGACGTCAAGGCACTGTTGGTGTGGAGTCACCTCATCCTATCTTTCATGCCTTGGGACTGGACAGGGGAAGAGTAATGACAGACATGACAAttgtcaaagcagcagcagcaccacaaactcCTCTGGAAACACCATGGGGAGCTCCTTTAGTGTGGGGTGACTCCCGTAATTCAGCTTGGCGTAGGGCTAAATTCGCACAAAGGGAAATCCGCACAGGTCTGCTGACCCTCGTGGTGGGAACATATGCAAAATACATCCGACGTTTCCTCTCTTCAGCTGAAACCCACTTTCTCCCCGGTCAGATGGTCACCTATTACATTCTCACAGATAATCTCCGTTCTCTCGATCCCCCTATCGAGTTGGGGCCGGATCGACAGCTGAAGGTGGTTCCTGTTGCTGAGCTGCCTGGGTGGGACAGGTTAGCCCTTCGCCGCATGGCCCTGCTTGCTGATGCCATCAAAAGCCCAATCAGCAGCGAGGTGGAATACATCTTCTGTGCTGACATCGATCAGGAGTTTGTGGCCCCTGTGGGAGAGGAGATCCTAGGACACTTGGTGGCCACATTGCATCCAGAGCTCTATGGGATGCCACGAAACGCATTTCCGTACGAAGTCGAAGAAGTCTCATCAGCTTGTGTGCAAGAGGATGAAGGAGACTACTACTATACCTCTGAGTTATATGGAGGTTTGGTTTCTGAGATGTACAGACTGGCTCGAGCCTGTTCCCTGCTCATCCTGCAGGATCAGGCTAGCGGGGTAATGGCCAGGGGCCTGGAGGAGAGCTACCTGAACCGCTACTTGATCAACCACAGGCCGACCTGTGTGCTGTCACCAGAGTACAGCTGGTGGGACTCGGCTCTGGCCGCGGATGTGCCTGTACAGAGGCTAGTCTCCTTGGGAAGGCAATGTGAAGCCGAAGATAAGCAGAAGAGAGACAAGCACAAATGTTGA
- the glrx gene encoding glutaredoxin-1: MAQQFVQAKIKGDKVVLFMKPTCSYCIMAKDVLSKYRFKPGHLEYIDISGRSDMGSVQDYFLELTGARTVPRVFIGEECIGGGSDVAALHESGKLEGMLQSIGALQ; the protein is encoded by the exons ATGGCGCAGCAGTTCGTTCAGGCCAAAATCAAAGGAGACAAAGTGGTGCTGTTCATGAAGCCCACGTGCTCGTACTGCATCATGGCCAAAGACGTTTTGTCAAAGTACAGGTTCAAGCCGGGACACCTGGAGTACATCGACATCAGCGGACGCAGCGACATGGGCAGTGTGCAAGATTATTTCCTGGAACTGACCGGAGCCCGCACG GTCCCGCGGGTGTTCATCGGTGAGGAGTGCATTGGAGGCGGCAGCGACGTGGCGGCGCTACATGAGAGTGGTAAACTGGAGGGCATGCTGCAGTCCATTGGAGCCCTGCAGTGA
- the ell2 gene encoding RNA polymerase II elongation factor ELL2, whose product MLQPQRDDGGGLVKMAALSEDGRYGLNCGQQSADRVTVLHVKLTETALRAIESHQKCMNVSSLRPTIQFKGLQGRIKIPKKDSSSDTFHNFDFYLSNVGKDNPQGSFECIHQYVSSSGASHLALLATVQDKVTVCATNDSYQVTRERMTQAAEDTRERGTKVIKPGGQFRGKQVHIRKPALSAPEVVPERKRSTPINPANTIRKCLSNNPVSQRPFRDRIIHLLALRSYKKLEVLARLQRDGINQKDRNSLGTTLQQVANLNPKDNTYSLKDFIYRDIQRDWPGYSEDEKSQVDRILARKLGLPTETLSSNNSPKDSVPTSPQKRQPDFDFIDPLAPKKARISHLSNRGPTASSSSSSSSDRREDEGSPSSKRSSLPSSITSGPPTHLPISSHPPAPSHQQPSPASNSNSPSTPEGCGTQDLPMDQSSSCRDPSPSPFASDRTLREGYRHPIPVSRPAASPSPPPPPPPPTCTSLTVTSTVITSPPLSSSTNKKFKKKSKKHKEKDREREKGKRTENGGRSPSIVAEQTEETHRGKKRHRAEEDSREVIDKNPHKAQDKEKPVQSTEFSSTIEMPDYVVKYMPLVSMDQRQSYKDDFNAEYDEYRRLHARVENITRRFTQLDTQCRKLAPGTKEYQKVQEEVLKEYKKMKQHSPNYHVEKQRCEYLHNKLAHIKRLIADFDQRRAQAWC is encoded by the exons atgctccagcCTCAAAGGGACGATGGTGGAGGGTTGGTAAAGATGGCGGCGCTCTCCGAGGATGGGAGGTACGGATTAAATTGTGGCCAACAGAGCGCAGACAGAGTCACCGTATTACATGTCAAATTGACCGAGACAGCACTGAGAGCGATAGAGAGCCACCAAAAGTGTATG AATGTATCTTCTTTGCGGCCAACGATACAATTCAAGGGACTTCAAGGG CGCATTAAAATTCCCAAGAAGGATTCCTCCTCTGACACCTTCCACAATTTTGATTTCTACCTGTCTAATGTGGGCAAGGACAACCCTCAGGGAAGCTTTGAGTGCATCCATCAGTATGTGTCAAG CTCAGGGGCCTCACACCTGGCATTGTTGGCAACAGTGCAGGACAAGGTCACAGTGTGCGCCACCAATGACTCCTACCAGGTGACCCGGGAACGTATGACCCAGGCAGCGGAGGACACACGTGAACGTGGGACCAAAGTCATCAAGCCTGGGGGCCAGTTCAGAG GAAAGCAAGTCCATATCCGTAAGCCGGCGCTGTCGGCCCCAGAGGTGGTCCCAGAGCGCAAGCGCTCTACACCCATCAACCCAGCCAACACTATTCGTAAGTGCCTTTCCAATAACCCTGTGTCCCAGCGGCCATTCCGTGACCGCATCATCCACCTGCTGGCGCTGAGGTCCTACAAGAAGCTGGAAGTGCTCGCCCGTTTGCAGCGGGACGGCATTAACCAGAAGGACCGAAACTCATTGGGGACCACCCTGCAACAG GTGGCTAACCTGAACCCCAAAGACAACACATACTCATTGAAGGACTTTATATATCGTGATATCCAGCGAGACTGGCCTGGATACTCAGAGGATGAGAAGTCCCAGGTTGACCGGATCCTGGCTCG caaATTAGGTCTTCCTACTGAGACCCTCTCATCAAACAATTCTCCCAAAGACAGTGTCCCCACATCCCCCCAG AAGCGTCAGCCCGACTTTGACTTCATTGATCCTTTGGCGCCCAAGAAAGCCCGCATCTCCCACCTCAGCAATCGAGGGCCAACcgcatcttcatcctcctcctcctcctctgaccgCCGTGAGGATGAGGGCAGTCCCAGCTCTAAACGCTCGTCCCTACCCTCCAGCATCACCTCAGGCCCTCCCACCCATCTCCCCATCTCGTCCCACCCTCCTGCACCCTCTCACCagcagcccagcccagcctccaACTCCAACTCCCCCAGCACCCCAGAGGGCTGTGGCACCCAGGACCTGCCCATGGACCAGAGTTCCTCATGCAGAGACCCATCACCCAGCCCCTTCGCCTCTGATAGGACCCTGCGGGAAGGCTATCGGCACCCTATACCTGTCTCCAGACCAGCCGCCTCCCccagcccccctcctcctccccctcctcccactTGCACCTCACTCACGGTTACCTCGACTGTCATCACCAGCCCTCCCTTGTCCAGCAGTACCAACAAGAagtttaaaaagaaatccaaGAAGCACAAAGAGAAAGATCGAGAGCGGGAGAAAGGGAAACGGACGGAAAACGGTGGCAGAAGTCCTTCCATTGTAGCAGAGCAGACTGAAGAGACTCACAGAGGCAAAAAGAGGCACAGAGCTGAGGAAGACAGCAGAGAAGTGATCGACAAGAATCCTCACAAAGCTCAAG ATAAAGAGAAACCAGTCCAATCCACTGAATTCTCCTCCACAATTGAGATGCCTGACTATGTAGT GAAGTACATGCCGTTGGTGTCCATGGACCAGCGACAAAGCTACAAGGATGACTTCAATGCAGAGTATGATGAGTATCGCCGGCTACACGCCCGCGTGGAGAACATCACCCGCCGCTTTACCCAGCTGGATACCCAGTGCCGGAAGCTGGCACCTGGCACCAAAGAATACCAG AAGGTGCAAGAAGAAGTCTTGAAAGAGtacaaaaagatgaaacaa cacAGCCCCAACTACCACGTGGAGAAACAGCGCTGCGAGTACCTGCACAACAAGTTGGCTCACATCAAGCGGCTAATAGCTGATTTTGACCAGCGCAGAGCCCAGGCCTGGTGCTGA